In Gossypium arboreum isolate Shixiya-1 chromosome 5, ASM2569848v2, whole genome shotgun sequence, a single genomic region encodes these proteins:
- the LOC108450356 gene encoding allene oxide synthase 1, chloroplastic-like (The RefSeq protein has 2 substitutions compared to this genomic sequence) yields the protein MASVFLPFTSLHLQFVSPNTKSSTTRLSSRRIRASVSEKPPVPAPAVAVPAKGETKLPLKKIPGNYGVPIVGPFKDRLDYFYNQGRDEFFKSKIQKYNSTVFRTNMPPGPFISQDPKVVALLDGKSFPVLFDVTKVEKKDLFTGTYMPSTDLTGGYRILSYLDPSEPKHARLKQLLFFLLKSRRDHVIPEFQASYSELFETLEKEVAEKGKSSFQTANDQAGFNFLCRAFFGSNPPDTKLGTDGPSLISKWVLFQLGPVLKLGLPKYVEELLIHTFPLPPALVKKDYQRLYDFFYESSGSIQDEAEKLSISREEACHNLLFATCFNSFGGMKIFFPNMLKWIGRAGVKLHNRLATEIRSAIRSNGGKLTMAAMEQMPLMKSVVYEALRIEPPVPLQYGRAKKDIVIESHDAVFQVKQGEMLFGFQPFATKDPKIFERAEEFVGERFMGEEGEKLLKHVIWSNGPETQQPTLGNKQCAGKDFVVLMSRLLVVELFRRYDSFDIEVGKSALGAAVTVTSLKRASF from the coding sequence ATGGCATCTTCTTCTTTACCTTTTACCTCTCTTCATCTGCAATTTGTTTCACCAAACACAAAATCATCTACCACTAGGTTGTCTTCTCGGCGGATTAGAGCCTCAGTGTCGGAGAAACCACCTGTTCCAGCGCCGGCAGTGGCGGTTCCAGCGAAGGGAGAAACCAAGCTTCCATTGAAGAAAATTCCGGGGAATTATGGGGTTCCTATTGTTGGTCCATTCAAAGATCGACTTGATTATTTCTACAATCAAGGCCGGGACGAGTTTTTTAAATCGAAAATCCAGAAATACAACTCGACAGTGTTTCGGACCAACATGCCACCTGGTCCTTTCATTTCTCAAGATCCAAAGGTTGTCGCTTTACTCGACGGTAAGAGCTTCCCCGTCCTTTTCGATGTCACCAAGGTTGAAAAAAAAGACCTTTTCACCGGCACTTACATGCCTTCAACTGACCTCACCGGCGGCTACCGAATCCTCTCATATCTCGACCCTTCCGAGCCCAAACACGCTAGGCTCAAACAACTCCTCTTTTTCCTCTTGAAATCTAGGAGAGATCATGTAATCCCCGAGTTCCAAGCCTCTTACAGTGAGTTATTCGAAACGTTAGAGAAAGAAGTCGCCGAGAAAGGCAAAAGCAGCTTTCAGACAGCTAACGATCAAGCTGGGTTTAACTTCTTGTGCCGGGCTTTCTTCGGTTCAAACCCACCGGATACTAAACTAGGAACCGATGGTCCTAGTTTGATCAGTAAATGGGTACTGTTTCAACTCGGTCCGGTTCTTAAACTCGGTCTCCCAAAGTATGTTGAAGAACTCTTGATCCATACCTTCCCTCTTCCCCCGGCTTTGGTTAAAAAGGATTACCAGAGACTGTATGATTTCTTCTACGAATCATCTGGTTCCATTCAAGATGAAGCTGAGAAACTGAGTATTTCACGAGAAGAAGCTTGCCATAATCTGTTATTTGCTACGTGTTTCAATTCATTCGGTGGCATGAAGATCTTCTTCCCCAACATGCTTAAATGGATTGGCAGGGCTGGAGTTAAGCTACACAATAGATTAGCAACGGAGATCAGATCAGCCATAAGATCCAACGGTGGAAAACTCACAATGGCAGCCATGGAACAGATGCCATTAATGAAATCGGTCGTCTACGAAGCGTTACGGATCGAACCACCGGTCCCGTTACAGTACGGGAGAGCAAAGAAAGATATCGTGATAGAGAGCCACGACGCGGTGTTCCAAGTGAAACAAGGGGAGATGCTGTTCGGGTTCCAACCATTTGCAACGAAAGACCCGAAAATATTCGAGAGAGCGGAGGAGTTTGTGGGGGAGAGGTTCATGGGAGAGGAGGGGGAGAAGTTGTTGAAGCACGTGATATGGTCAAATGGACCCGAGACTCAGCAACCGACGTTGGGGAACAAACAGTGTGCAGGGAAGGATTTCGTGGTGTTGATGTCGAGGCTTTTGGTGGTGGAATTGTTTAGACGTTACGACTCGTTTGATATCGAAGTGGGTAAGTCGGCTTTGGGGGCTGCCGTTACCGTCACATCCTTGAAGAGAGCTAGTTTTTAA
- the LOC108450133 gene encoding protein JINGUBANG: MFAEADGFPRARNGKTIHSDPNISITDPASEDDFNIRYSSASAAPACYEVNRVSCEASPLTMSPWKQASPLSKKPWTHSDEANVPANSLIGSIVREEGHIYSLAATKDLLYTGSDSKNIRVWKNLKEFTGFKSNSGLVKAIVISGEKIFTGHQDGKIRVWKVSLKNPSIHKRSGTLPTLKDILKSSIKPSSYIEVKRKRSLWIKHSDALSCLSLNSEHGLLYSASWDRTFNVWRISDSKCLESVHAHEDAVNSVISTAGEMVFTGSADGTVKVWKRELQHKGTKHKLAQTLLQQESAVTALAINAAGSAVYCGSSEGLVNFWGIGKQLSHGGVLKGHKLAILCLAAAGNLVFSGSADKSICVWRKDGNIHTCLSVLTGHTGPVKCLAVEKDHESGNDHRWIVYSGSLDKSVKVWSVSEFAQAMSKVGDHESNREAFPVEGSYSTNWLIELYVYTCEY; the protein is encoded by the coding sequence ATGTTTGCTGAGGCTGATGGCTTTCCAAGAGCCAGAAATGGCAAAACCATCCATTCTGATCCCAACATTTCCATCACTGATCCCGCCAGTGAAGATGATTTCAACATCCGATACAGCAGCGCATCGGCCGCCCCCGCTTGTTATGAAGTCAACAGGGTGAGTTGCGAAGCTTCACCTTTGACCATGTCGCCTTGGAAGCAAGCTTCTCCTTTGAGCAAAAAGCCATGGACCCACTCCGACGAAGCCAACGTTCCGGCTAATAGTCTCATCGGCTCCATTGTACGTGAAGAAGGGCACATTTATTCATTGGCAGCAACAAAGGATCTTCTTTACACTGGCTCTGATAGCAAGAACATTCGTGTGTGGAAGAATTTGAAAGAATTTACAGGGTTTAAGTCAAACAGTGGATTGGTTAAGGCCATTGTTATATCTGGTGAAAAGATTTTTACGGGTCATCAAGATGGGAAGATTCGTGTTTGGAAAGTGTCGCTTAAGAACCCCAGCATTCATAAACGATCTGGAACCTTGCCAACTCTTAAAGACATTCTTAAAAGCTCCATTAAACCAAGCAGCTACATCGAAGTGAAACGTAAGCGTTCTTTATGGATCAAACACTCGGATGCGCTGTCGTGTTTGAGCTTGAACAGCGAACACGGTCTTCTTTATTCGGCTTCATGGGACCGGACATTCAACGTTTGGAGAATTTCAGATTCTAAATGTCTCGAATCGGTTCATGCACACGAAGACGCTGTTAACTCAGTGATCTCCACCGCGGGAGAAATGGTTTTCACTGGTTCAGCAGATGGAACCGTCAAAGTGTGGAAAAGAGAACTGCAACATAAAGGAACAAAGCATAAGTTGGCTCAAACACTTTTACAACAAGAAAGCGCGGTCACTGCCTTAGCCATCAATGCCGCTGGTTCAGCAGTTTACTGTGGTTCCAGTGAGGGCCTGGTCAATTTCTGGGGGATTGGAAAGCAATTATCCCACGGTGGAGTCCTTAAGGGCCATAAATTAGCCATTCTTTGCCTTGCGGCGGCTGGGAATTTGGTTTTCAGCGGGTCAGCTGATAAAAGTATATGTGTTTGGCGTAAAGATGGCAACATCCACACATGCCTTTCGGTGCTGACGGGGCACACTGGGCCAGTGAAGTGCTTGGCCGTCGAAAAAGATCATGAATCGGGGAATGACCATCGATGGATCGTTTACAGTGGAAGCCTTGATAAGTCCGTCAAAGTGTGGAGCGTTTCGGAGTTTGCTCAGGCAATGTCGAAGGTGGGTGACCATGAGAGCAATAGAGAGGCTTTCCCGGTGGAAGGGAGCTATTCCACGAACTGGCTCATCGAACTATA